The nucleotide window TACTTTTTCATCGGAAATGAATTCGGACGCTTCGGCATCCTGGTCTCCGCACTCTATGTCATTTTCGGTGCCATCCGTCTTGCACGCTTCAACATCTCTACAGCCAAGACAGACCCCAATGTCTTTATAGGCCTGCCCATACCCACCGCTGCTATCTTCATCTCGATGTGGATCCTTCTATTCAACAAATATGGTCTTGAAGCATACAGTATCGTACTGCTTTTTCTTGCACTGGGGGTTTCAGTACTGATGGTGAGCAATTTCCGTTACCCCTCTTTCAAGAAAGTGAAACTCGACAGACCGATGGTCTTCAAGACTATGATCGTGGCACTGATGCTTGCCTCCCTGCTCTACCTCTTCTCTGCTGAAGGTTTTGCGCTTATCATCCTCATCTATGTACTCTATGGGCCTATCAGAGCACTTCGTACCATCAACCTTAGGAAGATAAAGATTAAACGCCAGGATTAAACTTCTCTATCTTATGGTCGGTAAACCGACCCTACGTACATATAATACTTTAATAAAATAAATACCCGTACCTGCGTAGGGTCGATTCATCGACCATGTTGGTTTAGTAATCACAATTCATCGACCACAACTTGACAGAACCATATAAAACATGTATACTTGCACAAAAATCACAGGAGAAATCATGAAAACGATTCAAAATATTTCAAACATTTTCACACAAGTTGATACTCTCCTGCTGCTCTCACTCTAATTTCCCCATTACACGACTTTACATTTTTAGTTTCTAATTAACCACTATTTAGGTAAAATTAGTCAATTTTTATACCGTTAGTCATCCTGAACTTGCACCAAGGGTATTTCCTTTGGTCATTCAGGATCTCCGAGATCCCGGATCGGGTCCGGAATGACATATTATCGGTACGCATATATAACAAGGTAAACACAATGAGTAAAGAAACCATTAAAATATTTGACACGACATTGAGAGACGGTGAACAGAGCCCAGGTGCTTCCATGAACACCGAAGAGAAGATCCAGATCGCTGCCCAGTTGGAGCGTTTGGGTGTGGACATCATTGAAGCGGGCTTTGCCGCGGCAAGTCCCGGAGATTTCGACGCCATCGAGAAGATCGCACAACGCGTGAGCAACTCCACTGTCTGTTCACTGGCACGTGCCATGGACTCCGATGTCAAAGCGGCCGGTGAAGCGGTAGCCAAAGCGAAGAGGAAGCGTATCCATACCTTCATTGCCACTTCGAAGATCCATATGGAACACAAATTGAAAATGGCTCCGGATGAAGTCATCAAGAGGGCTGTAAGGGCTGTAGAGTATGCACGTACCTTTGTTGACGATGTGGAGTTCTCCTGCGAAGATGCAGGGCGTTCCGACATGGGCTTTATGAAGGAGATATCCGATGCGGTCATCGAGGCGGGTGCAACTACCATCAACCTACCGGATACCGTAGGCTTCAGACTTCCCTTCGAGATCGGTGCCATGGTCAAAGAGATGAGTGAATACACCAAAGGACGTGCCATCATTTCTGTCCATAACCATAATGATTTGGGGCTGGGGGTGGCCAACTCGCTTGAAGCCGTCATCAATGGTGCCAGACAGGTCGAGTGTACCATCAACGGTTTGGGTGAGCGTGCGGGGAATGCAGCTTTGGAAGAGATCGTCATGGCATTGAAGACACGTGCGGATGTCTTTGCCGACTTCAAAACCAATATCAACACCAAAGAGATCTACCCTTCCAGCCGTCTAATCGCCAGCATTACAGGGATCGAACCGCAGCCAAATAAGGCGATCGTTGGAAAAAATGCATTTGCACATGAAAGCGGTATACATCAGGATGGTATGCTGAAGAACAAAGAGACCTACGAGATCATCCGTCCGGAAGATATCGGTTTGGATATGGAAGACACCTTGGTGTTGGGCAAACACTCCGGCCGTGCCGCATTCAAAGACAAGTTGGGTAAATTAGGGTTCACCTTGGATGATGAGGCTTTGAATGCCTCTTTCGAACGCTTCAAGATCTTGGCAGACCGAAAAAAAGAGATCTATGATGATGACTTGAGAGCTCTGGTCACCAACGAGATGACCTCCGCTCCAAAGATCTTCGAATTGATCTCCCTGCAGTTGATGGATTGCAGCAATGGTGTTCCCAGTGCGGCAGTCAGCATCAAAAAAGACAACAATGAGATCATCGATGCGAGCATAGGCGACGGGACGATGGATGCCATTTT belongs to Sulfurovum riftiae and includes:
- a CDS encoding 2-isopropylmalate synthase — translated: MSKETIKIFDTTLRDGEQSPGASMNTEEKIQIAAQLERLGVDIIEAGFAAASPGDFDAIEKIAQRVSNSTVCSLARAMDSDVKAAGEAVAKAKRKRIHTFIATSKIHMEHKLKMAPDEVIKRAVRAVEYARTFVDDVEFSCEDAGRSDMGFMKEISDAVIEAGATTINLPDTVGFRLPFEIGAMVKEMSEYTKGRAIISVHNHNDLGLGVANSLEAVINGARQVECTINGLGERAGNAALEEIVMALKTRADVFADFKTNINTKEIYPSSRLIASITGIEPQPNKAIVGKNAFAHESGIHQDGMLKNKETYEIIRPEDIGLDMEDTLVLGKHSGRAAFKDKLGKLGFTLDDEALNASFERFKILADRKKEIYDDDLRALVTNEMTSAPKIFELISLQLMDCSNGVPSAAVSIKKDNNEIIDASIGDGTMDAIFKTIDRISGYEGQLLDYKVKSVSKGKDALANVTVKVSFNGEPAIIGHGLNIDTMLASARAYIGALNSYLSMEGKLKNRYSDSSKTI
- the pssA gene encoding CDP-diacylglycerol--serine O-phosphatidyltransferase, producing MPKPNLIYILPNLFTASSIFIGVISIVEASKEHFILASWLILLALVFDGLDGRIARMTNTTSQFGVEFDSLADIISFGIAPAMLLYFFIGNEFGRFGILVSALYVIFGAIRLARFNISTAKTDPNVFIGLPIPTAAIFISMWILLFNKYGLEAYSIVLLFLALGVSVLMVSNFRYPSFKKVKLDRPMVFKTMIVALMLASLLYLFSAEGFALIILIYVLYGPIRALRTINLRKIKIKRQD